A portion of the Juglans microcarpa x Juglans regia isolate MS1-56 chromosome 1D, Jm3101_v1.0, whole genome shotgun sequence genome contains these proteins:
- the LOC121260054 gene encoding trihelix transcription factor ASIL2 gives MEEDDEIQSHHSQETGSPASPRPNGRITVTVAAAPPAVAPTSQNTITTVALPVQRTRSGGGGGGGGGGGGGREDCWSEGATAVLIDAWGERYLQLSRGNLKQKHWKEVADIVSSSEDYGKTPKTDIQCKNRIDTVKKKYKVEKSKVASGGGPSKWPFFDRLDQLIGPTAKIAVSSPPSLQLKVPLAIPVRIRSASTNHYNNSQFLNKPPKKEEETVVLRSGRGQRMQQFRKRGGLESESESEPEPEPEADADSLDSFPPPGTSERKRPRRMMIGGEKEGSGGGKSGWGNAVKELTQAILRFGEAYEQAESAKLQQVVEMEKQRMKFAKELELQRMQFFMKTQLEISQLKKHGGRRGAGGGNASHHHSNNNNNNNNSDSSN, from the coding sequence ATGGAAGAAGACGACGAGATCCAGTCACACCATTCGCAGGAGACGGGATCTCCGGCCTCTCCAAGGCCAAACGGGAGAATAACGGTGACGGTGGCCGCCGCACCACCTGCAGTCGCACCGACGTCGCAGAACACTATAACCACAGTAGCGCTACCTGTTCAGCGAACAAGAAGCGGCGGCGGGGGAGGAGGCGGCGGCGGAGGAGGTGGGGGTAGAGAGGACTGCTGGAGCGAAGGCGCCACCGCAGTGCTGATCGACGCGTGGGGAGAGCGGTACCTGCAGCTGAGCAGAGGGAATTTGAAGCAGAAGCACTGGAAAGAGGTGGCGGATATTGTAAGCAGCAGCGAGGACTACGGGAAGACCCCCAAGACCGATATACAGTGCAAGAATCGGATCGATACGGTGAAGAAGAAGTATAAGGTGGAGAAATCGAAGGTTGCGTCCGGTGGCGGACCTAGTAAGTGGCCTTTTTTCGATAGGTTGGACCAATTGATTGGTCCGACGGCTAAAATTGCTGTTTCTAGTCCGCCCTCGCTGCAGCTAAAAGTGCCTTTGGCAATTCCGGTTCGAATTCGTTCCGCCTCCACGAATCACTATAATAACAGTCAGTTCCTTAATAAACCACcgaagaaggaggaggagacCGTGGTGCTGAGGAGTGGTAGAGGACAAAGGATGCAACAGTTTCGAAAGAGAGGCGGGTTGGAGTCTGAATCAGAATCGGAGCCAGAGCCAGAACCGGAGGCTGATGCTGATTCATTGGATAGCTTTCCGCCGCCAGGGACAAGTGAGAGGAAAAGGCCTCGGAGGATGATGATAGGAGGAGAAAAGGAGGGGAGTGGAGGAGGGAAGAGTGGTTGGGGGAATGCGGTGAAGGAGTTGACGCAGGCGATCCTGAGGTTTGGAGAGGCGTATGAGCAAGCGGAGAGCGCCAAGCTGCAGCAGGTGGTGGAGATGGAGAAGCAGAGGATGAAGTTTGCAAAGGAGCTGGAGTTACAGAGGATGCAGTTTTTCATGAAGACCCAGTTGGAGATTTCGCAGTTGAAGAAGCATGGCGGGAGGAGAGGTGCTGGCGGTGGTAATGCTAGTCATCACCacagtaataataataacaataacaacaatAGTGATAGCAGCAACTAG
- the LOC121257727 gene encoding uncharacterized protein LOC121257727: MKSGTALDYAVFQLSPKRSRCELFVSGDGNTEKLASGLVKPFVTHLKVAEEQVALAVQTIKLEVESRKNSETWFTKGTLERFVRFVSTPEVLELVNTLDQEMSQLEAAQRIYSQGAGDQLSGALGGDGTGTSGAADATKKELLRAIDVRLVAVQQDLATACARASAAGFHPISVSELQLFADQFGAHRLNEACTKFISLCQRRPDLISSWKPVVEDRAVRSSTGSDMSIDDPTEDTTGSHHQPPNKQVHHPAGQDQQKQKQTYHLNQSQPPTFQQPKSLASSTTFPARGDFNEKNEPREEQTQPEPKAQNDKKDEAPPESSSFAASQPSRRLSVQDRINLFENKQKENSGGKPIVGKPVELRRLSSDVSSGPAAVEKAVLRRWSGASDMSIDLSGEKKDVESPLCTPSSASSFLHSQDNSDNIFSGSCNDKDRKGLNDTQSTFKVDAKSSSDGDGDAVLKNQADVKSQIRGVLGKEEEVGLQGRTNWKDQAGVIGQTQFRAFTTKAEPAGVSDQGVSKEKVKISLSCEGRGAGVKDQVGIESQSRGFSERTEIVGLKYQVLTFASKEGDGTFDGAFGNRVEDSGRRDQVVKPHSRGSQSHSRSLSGQFDGGSGLKLKENPSSQLKGVEGVQLHPQPKWRSFTGEIEEIGKKELQSSDRKQTKEEDSAVLSMKLQKPVSAGREPTKKTQGSKDEIGLSYEYSDLDYPGKKVSETQESFSTISTMPSEQVQRVRQSKGNQELNDELKMKANELEKLFAEHKLRVPGDQSSSAWRNKPADKQMEQAASSQYRKPASGEITPMQFQNKNSVIEGAESTINVGNLCTPSPPMKMVDNQDYSDTLKKNFSELSFTDDSRGKFYERYMQKRDAKLREEWSSKRSEKEAKMKAMQENLERSRAEMKAKFSPSADEQDPLSSAHQRAEKIRSFNFRSNMKREQHPVDSFQSEDDEDLKFPGQKFYGPDRFFSESSVGDVASRSAQTKKLLPNRSFSSSTPRTTANTVPRSSAKVSNPSSGKRRMQSENPLAQSVPHFSDFRKENTKPSSGVSKTTTRLQARNLGRSKSTSEDVPTAKEEKPRRSQPSRKGFITPVELKDLSPQNSDSAVLAPLKVDKEQIEQSPYEKLPKNVESKPFLRKGNGIGPGAGASFSKLKAAVASETLENDEEFDELAFEAEDSVDMAKEEEEEELETMQVDNRADMNNGKITLSSESYNSANSGSENGDSMRSLSQVDPASVAELPATEPSTFHSVGSLQDSPAGSPVSWNSRTHHPFSFPHENSDVDAFVDSPIGSPLSWNSHSLTQSEADAARMRKKWGAAEKPIVVANLSHNQSRKDVTKGFKRLLKFGRKSRGTESLVDWISATTSEGDDDTEDGRDAANRSSEDLRKSRMGFSQGHPSEDSFNESEFNEQVQALQSSIPAPPGNFKLRDDHMSGSSLKAPRSFFSLSSFRSKGSDSKPR, encoded by the exons ATGAAGTCTGGCACGGCACTTGATTATGCCGTGTTCCAATTGTCGCCAAAGCGCTCACG ATGTGAGTTGTTTGTCTCGGGTGATGGAAACACCGAGAAGCTTGCATCGGGATTAGTAAAGCCATTTGTGACCCATTTAAAGGTTGCAGAAGAGCAGGTTGCACTTGCAGTTCAGACAATTAAGCTTGAAGTTGAGAGTCGTAAAAATTCTGAGACATGGTTCACAAAGGGAACACTTGAAAG GTTTGTGCGGTTTGTTAGTACACCAGAGGTCTTGGAACTGGTGAACACGTTGGATCAAGAGATGTCTCAGTTGGAAGCTGCCCAGAGAATATATTCTCAA GGTGCAGGAGATCAACTTTCTGGTGCGTTAG GTGGGGATGGAACAGGAACCTCAGGAGCAGCGGATGCAACAAA AAAGGAGCTTTTGAGGGCTATTGATGTACGGCTTGTGGCGGTTCAGCAGGACCTGGCTACTGCATGTGCTCGTGCATCAGCTGCTGGTTTTCACCCAATCTCAGTGTCTGAACTCCAACTTTTTGCAGATCAGTTTGGTGCCCATCGCTTGAA CGAAGCTTGCACCAAATTCATTTCACTGTGCCAGAGGAGACCGGACCTAATCAGCTCATGGAAGCCAGTTGTCGAGGATCGAGCCGTCAGATCGTCGACGGGGTCCGACATGTCAATCGATGACCCCACGGAAGACACAACTGGGTCCCACCATCAACCCCCAAATAAACAGGTCCACCACCCAGCTGGTCAAGAccaacagaaacaaaaacaaacgtACCACCTTAACCAATCGCAGCCTCCCACGTTTCAGCAGCCCAAGTCCCTCGCCTCCAGCACCACCTTCCCTGCCCGAGGCGATTTCAACGAGAAAAACGAACCCAGGGAGGAACAGACCCAGCCAGAGCCCAAGGCGCAGAACGACAAGAAAGACGAGGCTCCGCCCGAGTCATCTTCCTTTGCGGCGTCTCAACCCTCCCGGCGGCTCAGCGTGCAGGACCGTATCAACCTCTTCGAAAACAAGCAGAAAGAGAACTCTGGCGGCAAACCCATTGTAGGGAAGCCTGTGGAGCTGAGGAGGCTCTCGTCCGACGTGTCGTCTGGCCCTGCTGCCGTCGAGAAGGCCGTGTTGAGAAGATGGAGCGGTGCGAGCGACATGAGCATTGATTTGAGTGGGGAGAAGAAGGATGTAGAGAGCCCTTTGTGTACGCCTTCGTCTGCATCTTCTTTTTTGCATTCGCAAGATAATTCCGATAATATATTCTCTGGTTCATGCAATGATAAGGACCGCAAGGGGTTGAACGACACTCAGAGCACATTTAAGGTTGATGCAAAGAGTAGTTCCGATGGGGATGGTGATGCCGTGTTGAAAAATCAAGCTGACGTGAAGAGCCAGATCAGGGGGGTTTTGGGTAAAGAAGAAGAGGTGGGATTACAGGGGCGGACGAATTGGAAAGATCAAGCTGGGGTGATTGGTCAAACCCAATTCAGAGCTTTTACTACTAAAGCAGAGCCGGCTGGGGTGAGCGACCAGGGGGTTTCCAAGGAGAAGGTGAAGATTTCTTTGAGTTGTGAAGGGAGGGGTGCTGGGGTTAAAGATCAAGTGGGTATCGAGTCTCAGTCTAGAGGCTTTTCAGAGCGGACTGAGATTGTTGGACTGAAGTATCAGGTTCTAACTTTTGCAAGCAAGGAAGGGGATGGTACATTTGATGGGGCATTTGGCAATAGAGTGGAGGACTCTGGACGGAGGGATCAAGTGGTGAAACCACATTCCAGGGGTTCTCAGAGTCATTCCCGCTCTTTGTCAGGGCAGTTTGATGGTGGTAGTGGGCTAAAACTGAAGGAAAACCCCTCGTCACAGCTCAAAGGAGTTGAGGGTGTTCAGTTGCATCCTCAGCCCAAGTGGAGATCTTTTACAGGAGAAATTGAGGAGATTGGTAAGAAAGAATTGCAGTCCTCAGATAGGAAACAAACCAAAGAGGAAGATTCTGCAGTCCTGAGCATGAAGTTACAGAAACCTGTTTCTGCTGGTCGTGAGCCAACTAAGAAGACTCAGGGTAGTAAGGATGAAATTGGTCTTTCTTACGAGTACAGCGACTTGGACTATCCTGGTAAAAAGGTTTCAGAGACTCAAGAGAGTTTCTCTACAATCTCAACAATGCCATCAGAGCAAGTTCAGAGAGTTAGGCAGTCTAAGGGAAACCAGGAGCTCAATGATGAACTAAAAATGAAGGCTAACGAGCTTGAAAAGCTTTTTGCAGAGCACAAGCTTCGGGTTCCCGGGGATCAGTCTAGTTCTGCATGGAGAAACAAGCCTGCCGACAAACAGATGGAGCAGGCAGCAAGTTCACAGTACAGAAAACCAGCATCAGGGGAGATTACTCCCATGCAATTTCAGAACAAAAACTCAGTTATTGAAGGGGCCGAGAGTACCATTAATGTGGGAAACTTATGTACTCCAAGTCCGCCGATGAAGATGGTAGATAATCAGGATTATAGCGATACTctgaagaagaatttttctgaACTTAGTTTTACAGATGATTCCAGAGGAAAATTCTATGAGAGGTACATGCAGAAAAGAGATGCTAAACTGCGGGAAGAATGGAGTTCTAAAAGATCAGAGAAGGAAGCCAAGATGAAGGCTATGCAGGAAAACCTTGAGCGCAGCAGAGCTGAGATGAAGGCCAAGTTTTCTCCCTCTGCCGATGAACAAGATCCATTGTCTAGTGCTCATCAGCGAGCAGAGAAAATTAGATCTTTTAATTTTCGGTCAAATATGAAAAGGGAGCAG CACCCAGTAGATTCCTTTCAGAGTGAAGATGATGAAGACCTTAAATTTCCTGGGCAGAAATTTTATGGACCAGACAGGTTTTTCAGCGAGTCCTCTGTTGGGGATGTTGCTTCCAGAAGTGCTCAAACTAAGAAGCTTTTGCCGAACAGAAGCTTCTCTTCATCTACACCCCGCACAACAGCCAATACGGTACCACGGTCATCAGCCAAAGTTTCCAATCCCAGTTCTGGAAAGCGAAGAATGCAATCAGAAAATCCTCTTGCGCAGTCAGTTCCACACTTTtctgattttagaaaagaaaatacgaAACCTTCTTCTGGAGTAAGCAAAACAACAACCCGACTTCAGGCTAGAAACTTGGGTCGCAGCAAGAGTACCAGTGAAGATGTACCAACTGCTAAGGAAGAGAAGCCACGACGATCTCAGCCCTCAAGAAAAGGTTTCATCACTCCAGTAGAGTTAAAAGATTTGTCGCCCCAAAACTCTGACAGTGCCGTTTTGGCTCCGTTAAAAGTTGATAAAGAGCAGATTGAGCAGAGCCCATATGAAAAACTTCCAAAGAATGTGGAATCTAAGCCTTTCCTCAGGAAGGGTAATGGAATAGGTCCTGGTGCTGGAGCCAGTTTTTCTAAGCTGAAGGCTGCAGTTGCATCTGAGACTTTGGAAAATGACGAAGAATTTGATGAATTGGCCTTTGAGGCAGAAGATTCGGTGGATATGGctaaggaggaagaagaggaagagctGGAAACCATGCAGGTTGACAATCGTGCTGATATGAATAATGGGAAAATTACACTGAGCTCAGAATCTTACAATTCAGCTAATTCTGGGTCTGAAAATGGTGATTCCATGAGATCACTTTCTCAAGTGGACCCTGCTTCTGTGGCTGAATTGCCTGCTACTGAGCCTTCTACTTTCCACAGTGTAGGGTCTTTGCAGGACTCCCCAGCTGGAAGCCCCGTCTCGTGGAACTCACGCACGCATCATCCATTTTCATTTCCACATGAAAACTCTGATGTTGATGCTTTTGTGGATTCTCCGATTGGGAGCCCTCTATCCTGGAATTCTCATAGCCTAACCCAATCAGAGGCTGATGCAGCTCGAATGAGAAAGAAATGGGGAGCTGCTGAGAAGCCTATTGTTGTTGCTAATTTATCCCACAATCAGTCTCGTAAGGATGTCACAAAAGGGTTCAAGCGATTGTTGAAATTTGGAAGGAAAAGTCGTGGGACAGAGAGTTTGGTTGACTGGATCTCTGCGACAACTTCAGAAGGAGATGATGATACAGAAGATGGGCGGGATGCTGCCAATCGGTCATCAGAAGACTTGAGGAAGTCAAGAATGGGATTCTCCCAAGGTCATCCTTCTGAAGACAGCTTCAATGAGAGCGAGTTCAATGAACAGG TGCAAGCCTTACAAAGTTCTATCCCAGCACCTCCAGGAAACTTTAAACTGAGGGACGACCATATGTCTGGAAGCTCCTTAAAAG CTCCAAGATCCTTTTTCTCGCTCTCATCCTTCCGAAGCAAGGGAAGTGATTCAAAGCCTAGATAA